ACcatcaaatcaaaatatggaaAATATCCACTCTATTCACATTAAACAGTAAGCAGACTGATGTAATATAGCATAATAACATTAATTTACACATACAGCTTATCATTGGTATTCCTGCTACCATTTTCTCCATACATACAGGGAATATGCTGATACACTTTCCTTAAACAATTACTTAACTCGGAGAAGAACAGGAACAAAATTTCAGCTGTGGACCATTTATTATCGATTATTTAGTCAGTGAAAAACAAAGGAAGAAACAGCAGACTGGTCATACTGTCAGAGATCTATATAAGTTTATGGAATGCTTTATATTATCTCATTGGTATACAGTACACCCTCACACTTGACTCATCCACATCCATCAACATATCATGTGCCCTCTTGAAACCAATAAAGAAATAGTAGTTCTATTCCAAGTATTTGAGTGGGAGTAGTGTAATGAGGATTTCTCCACCAGTGACTCTCACCTTCAATTAATCTAATGCTAGCTATGGTGTGGGAGTGAAGCTAGATGGGGTGTTGGTTCCACTAgataaataatacataaataccATAGGAAATAATCAAATGATgttaaaaaatcaataaaagtgGCAGTGCTTTGTATAACCTGTAACAGTAGACCTTTTCAAAAGTGTTAGGGTCAAGTTTATGTTGGTCCCCCAGTATTTTGGTGTTATTTATGGTATGCCTTAGCCCTAGatcttaaaacattttctttattttaattacattttaagctGTTAAttgtaaacatttaaaatattatatGTTAAGTTCAGGCATTGAAATCTTACGAAAGTTAGACCATATCTTCCCATGTCTTTTTAGACTGTCAAATAAATGAAGCCAGTGCCAGTACCATTAACTTACAAGAAGGTCAAACCATCTATCAATGGTGGTTTAATATTTTGGAATGTTTTGCAGGGCTAAATATATACTAGTTCTGCTAACAATCATTGCAACAGTCAGAAAAAAGTCACCTTTCATAACATCACAGCCACAAAAAGCAACAACTTGGTATACTGTGGTATTTTACACATGTTCAATATTTAAGCCAGCAGCGTGGACTCGGCAGAAGGGAGGTCATTAGATGGAACAGACATAATGGTCAGCTATTTCAAGACCTATAAATGGGGCTGATCACTAATGCTCAGAACTCAGGCCTCAAAAAAGGTCAGTGATGGCACATTTTCTCAGTGTCCCTTTACGTACTCCAATTAACATCAATGAGGTCTCAGGCTCTTCTATAAATAGCAGGACTTGATTTTCAATTGGGAACTCGCACCATCTCATTGCTGAGTCAGTGCCATTTAGGCTGCTGAAGTGGCCGATGAAGTTTCTTTTCCAGTATCAATCCTTTTGCtcttttaaattattgtttttcAGACATAATAACTCAGTTATTCAGTCAGTATTTTTGACCTGAAGCCATTAATTTTGTTTCCTCTCATATATAGATGATGTGCAGGTTTGATCATGCATAAATAATCATCAGAGGTAATGACTGCACCTCACAAGTTTTTGGAAGGCTTTTTTGAAGTCTTCATTGAAGATGGTGTAGATCAGGGGGTTGATCAGAGAATTAAGGTAGCCCAACCATGTCAGGAAGTCGGCCATTTCCCCTGAAGTACTGCAAGAACCGCAGGTGTTGACAATCAATTCCTTGACAAAAAACGGCAACCAACAGACGACAAAGGCCCCTATTATCAACCCCAACGTGGATGCCGCTTTGCGCTCTCGTGAGCCCGAGATTCGAGGTCCTTGGTATAACTGACTACGACGTGATTCACTGCGTGACTCGTGCCGTCGTGACTTGCACTTAAAGGCCTTTACAGACACACGGACCCGTTCACGTGGAGTTTCCTCTGTTGAGGGTTCAGAGAAAGACTTTTCCGGTGGGCTTACAGGCTCAGGACTTCGAGGCCCGCCATCGACATCACCATCTCCAGCAGGATAGGTAGAGGGGATCATGCTGCCATTGGTCATGCATGAGTGACGGCTAGCCCGGCTAGCCTCCCTCCGCATATATAGGGTCTGAGCGGCCAGGTAGATTTTATAGTAGAGGATGAGGATGAGCAGCAGTGGAATATAAAATGCTCCGAGTGTTGAATAAAGGGTGAAGGCCATGTGAGGATGGATGATGATGCACTCATTTTCATGGTCATCATTGCCACTGTAGTGTTGCCACAGTAGAGGAGGGAGTGAGATGAGGATGGACAGGAGCCACACCACTGCCACCATTGCACCAGCTCTGGCTCCTGTACGTTTGCGTGAGTACTCCACCGCGTCTGTGATAGCCCGGTAACGGTCAATGGCGATTGCAGCAAGATGCAGAATGGAGCATGTGCAACAGGTGACATCCACACTTAACCAGAAGGTACACACCACCTGACCCATGACCCAGCTCTTCTTCTGGATGTAGATAATACTGAAGGGCATGACCAGCACAGCCACCAGTAAGTCAGTCACTGCTAATGAGCAGATGAGGTAGTTGGCTGGGTGGTGCAACTTGCGAGTGACTGCAATAGCTGTTATCACCAGGCAGTTGAAGAATGTGGTGAGGATGGCCAGCACAGACAGAGTTATAGTAAGTAGGATTTCACTAGGGGGAAGTTCAGTGGTCTCCAGTGAGTCATTCCTGCTAACGTTGCTTGTGGCAAACACCCCTTCAGTGTAATTGGGGAAATCCATTCTGCAAGCAAAGAGAAAATGAAGAGAGTGAGACATCAAAGGGGCTTAGGGgaaattgtattttattaaattCCTTTTCAAGAAAGGCTGCGCAAGTctaaatttattttttgcctGCATATATTAATTGTTATTAAGCGATAGGGCTACAATCTCTGACGGAGTTTAAAGACTTGCACTATTATtccacctcttctttttcttttgaactATCAGTCAATTTTCTGGCTTTTTGGACTTCATAAattaaagatgtcaaaatgaatcaagtcagttttcttttaattaaaaatatgctATTAAAGTCTGTTAGGGTCTTGAAACATTATTTGGCTGAGAAAGCTCGGAGAAACAGCTGCCTTGCCCACAAAAGTCTGTCCAAATCcttcattatatatatattactccAGTCCTACCTGTCTATGCTGTAACGTGTTGCATCCAGGTGGTTCACTGTGCAGCAGACAGTCTGCTCTGATCTGTCTTGCCTGGCAGACCTGCTATCACATCACTTCTGTCAGTTATCAACTCATCAACACCTGGGACACAAGGAGAGGGAGATGGAAATGTGAAAAAGGTGAATattgaaagagagaaaaaaaaagaccccaAAAAAGTGGAGATACATTTCAAGACACAGCactttttaatgtaaatacaGTGAATTACCTGAGACTCTAGGCtatttgttttaaaactgaATAAGCCTCATTGATAAGAAGCGAACCTTCACGAACCTAAAAAAGTTAAGTTGCATTCTTATCAAGCACTCATAATCATGtacaaacatgcaaaaatgGTACCACCAATGATTACTACAGTAATTTGGTTCAGTTCATTGGTTGTTAATATGATTAATTTATGTTTCAAGTTATGACTTCTTAGTGTATATGTTGTTATCAAGGCTTTTTAAGATTAATGTGATTAAAAAGTtttgtaaaacataaaaaagcacCAGCAGCATAATCAGAGAGTTGTAACCAAGATCAGCAACTTCAGTCCAAATGGAGCCCTATTTGCAGGTATGTACCCAATGTGTAACGGTATGCCATTAATTTAGCAACAGCCACTGTGATTAAATTAAAAAGCATAGATTTGGCTGTCATTGCAGCTCTCCTTCACCACTTGCTCAGTATCCTGAAGACGAGAGTGGAAACTGTTGCTATAGAAACACAAGAAGTACAGTACTTTCACTTAATGTGGTAATCAGCAGAGGCAGCCAAACTCTGACTGTCAGGTCTCTATTGAGACTGTTCGATTCCCAGGCGGTATGTCCGGGGCTCTGTGGGTGGGTGAGTGGGGTGGCAAGGCTATATAACAAGTAAATGAGATAAGAGATTTCAGTTCACAATACCTCAGTCTTACTGACTTAGcacaaaatattttcaaatatgTCTTTACTATGTCCATAGTTAGCCCTTACTGGTGCCATACTGTAATGTAATGTAGGTGAAATCCCCATAAAGATATAATATGTAGGTGAAATTCACTAAGAACAGTGCAGAGGCAGGCTTGTGCGATGAGTATTCTTCAACTGCAGCATCCTCCAAGGTGTGGGCACTGGCCATCCCTTAGTCAGACTGTGCCACTGCTGCTTAGTGTAATTGTTTTACTGCATAAGATAAGCACAGATTTCTATTGATAAAGCACACTGACACAAACCCCTTATGAACTATAGTTATTTTCTGACAAATTGTGTACACCTCATTTTTGTTGAAACAGAGTTTGAGAAAACCAATTTTGCCACACTGACTGAAAGTAAATCTTGATTAACTATGGACAGATTTTGTCCAATGAAACTGCCACAACTGTGCAAGACACAGTCACGAAACTTTACAGGTGTGTAGCTGATATAAAAAATGATGGGTGGGCGATTTGACTCCTTAATATAGAGTAGCTAATGTCCCCAGGCACTAGTAGGAACCTTAATTTATCCTCTGTCCTCTTGATACGTTCCCTATAAACTAGATTTGTCTAGTAAATTCAACATACGGTGATGAGAAAAAGAACGTTTTCACAGGAATCTGTGCAGTCAAGAGGTTATACCACCTTTAGTAACATTAACGTGAAGTAATCTTTTAATCAATCATTGTGGAAGAATTTTGGCTCAACCCcccttttttaattaattaattaatcatttGATTGTCAGCCTGGCTGCTACTTCTcttcttaattcctatggaagcaatAAGAGCGTACTtaatttttcacaggactgcgtAGGGTCTTGTGGAAAcattctttttcacatgactgtatattttttttaaactgtggtcTGAAAACTCACTTGCATCGCAGCTGGTATAATCCCATTACAAGATGGTCTCTACTTCCTTCACACCTTTGATATCAGTCTTTAATGGCAATGAAATTACCTTCCTCTGCTTAATGATGTAATTGTATACTCCTTCCCATTTACCCATGGATGAGTTTGCAAGAAACCCTAACAGTACTTAATATGCAGATTACTCTGTGCAGTTAGATAAATGATAATTACTGCTGCACTTCTGTCGCACTCTGTGTTACAGCACTGCCGTATTTTCAGCTGTGCATCtgaaaatagtttatttttttcagtgtctgTGCACAAATGTATATTTAGACATACAGTATGAGCATCTCTTTGTGCATGCACAACGGTTGACGTATGCAAAAACAGTGTCAGCCAGTTATTATatgcaacaaagaaaacatctgcTTTTGCCTTTAAATGTTCTATAAGACAGGCTTTCAGTCCGAGGCCATCTGAAGATAAGCTCCAGTGAGCCAGCATGAATCTAGTCTGATCtgctttgttaaaaaaaaaaataccagtcCCTTTGCTTGAATTTGGCAAACTGTAGAAACAGCAAACTGCAGAAAGAACTTAATTTATTGTATCACAGCCACACTGTTTCAAAATTATATAGTAactttttaatacatttttttgccCTGTTGCtgcattattttcattatttacttTCTGTCTATACATTATGGATAAGTTGCGATATGATAGAAGACACCCAAGCACTGCAAAGTTACTTTTAATGGTCTCTACAATTGCTAACGTTGGACGATTTACACAGCACTCAATTATTATATAAAACTGTGCTCCAAGATTATTGTACTCTTGCAGTCTACTACATTCAGGATGTGCTGATCACCGCGAGGCTGACAAAGCAGAACCACGCCAAAATCGTTCTCCGACTTTCACAGATGATGTCATAGAGATCAGTATAATCCAATCTTAACCACAGTCTTTCAGTAATACTTAAAGACATACAGTAAAAGCATTTACAAACCAAAACAGTCAGGGCAGTATactatatgtatacacacaaacatcaaCTTTTAAGGATGGCAATCAGTGAAAAAGGTGTCATTCCTCTGACATTCAatccttctcttctcttctcactctctctctgttttcttcttacaGGTTTATGGAAGCTGCATTTACCATGTGGATTACAATCTCTAAAACACAGTTTGGCCCAGGCTGGACATCAAGCTGCCAAGCGTTGTTGTGAAGGATGAGAGTTGTGAAAAACCAGATTGTGTGACTGACAGCTCTGGAAAGATGCTAAATAAATCACTATGAGGGCAGAGCAGTATctgtctgtttatttattttcttgtgcTGTATCTGTTTAATTTTGGGGTTGAGGTAAATGACAGAGTTAGCCAGAAATAACGCTGCAAAGAAAACTGTCTAAGGAGATTAATTACTGCTTTTAttgctgtttgtttatttgtttctaagtcgaataaaagtaaaattaaaagattaatTCTAGCATTCTGCGACAGAAAAATACTTTCCACTACAACATTATAATGATAAAGTAACTTACTAAGGTGTGGGGCGGGGCTATCCCGGCAGACTTTGGACAGCATTGCTGGGCGCAGCCTGTATAGTTTAGAGCATTGAACTAAACAGCTCTTAATATGCTAGCCTTATTTTTAATCAAGTGACAGACTATTTTATTTAGATAAAAGAataccagtaaaaaaaaagtgtaacattCAGGATATAAATGACAATGACTAAAGGACATTTTGTGCCAGCTACTAATGTGATCTaattcattgattttttttttgagtaCACAAAATTACTGTCATCTCCATTTTACAGCAGTGTTCTCACTCACTGACCTGTGTCCTCCATGTGTCTCGTGGGTTTCTGTACACAAGCGGATACACACCATGTCACCGGCAGCTCTCCCTACCTGCTTCATGGAGATAGATGTATTACCTGGCAAGATGCCCACTGAGGACTTAATTTGATGGAACTGGTTCAGCACTCACCAGAGGCAAATATAGCTGCTGTAGTgcatttgttgctgttgttttcatttcatttggcAGGTAATGCAATATTGGTTATTGGGTGTTCACTGTTACAGATCACCTccagacattttttttagaaacacaaacaaaatacacTGCTAGGTACAATAATTTGTGTATATTACCACTTTAAAGTACCTCATATATCTACTCCTTCATTGGACAATTCATGAACATGTGGCCTTGCAAATATAATTCACACACTCACGTctaagtgtttgtgtgaatatATATGTGATATGTGTATATGTGAAATATATTATGTCATCAGTGTATAGCAGGTTCAACTTCTGAAGTGCTGGCTTGGAAGTTAAAGTGTAAATTATGGActtctttttatatatacattttagAATAACCCTGAAATACTTTGTTGAGCATCCATATCAAGTAAACATTGCAGCGTGGGGCCCATGTGGGGCCACTCGGTCTGCACACAGACGGTTAAATGTCTGTGCGACACAAGGCTGCATGACAATTTACAGCATTTTCTGTCAGCATCACTGAAGATCCTGGCAACACAACCCTGTCTGCCCAACCCTCCTCCTTGGTGTCCTTATCCAAATCAGAAGGTTACTGAAGGAAACATTTTGGTGAGTCTTTCACTGTTATTAATTTGTGAGGTAAAGCGAATGCAGTGTAATATAACATACCTAAATTGAGCACTTCATTAAtacaacaacaggaagtaaACAGGAGGACATGTGGGGGATAATACTTCTTTTCCTAGATTTAATGTCAGAAACTGAAGACTGACACTACTATTTACTTCAGAGAAATCTAAACTTAATGGAggctttgttaggtacacctgttcaactgctcattgATCAACTAATCACATGGCATCAGCTTGATGCATCTTGGTATGTAGATAAGCTCAAGACGACCTGCAGAAGTTCAAATTGAGAATCAACATGAGGAAGAATGGggatttaaatgactttgaacatggcatggttgttggtgttgGTGCCAGTAGGGCTGCTAtgagcatttcagaaagtgctgATCCACTAGGGGTTTTCCACACAACCATCATTACAATTCAGAGAGAATGGTGCAAAAAAAGCGATAATGTCCTTTGAGCTGCAGGCCAAAATTGACACCAGAGGTCGGAGAAGGATGGTCAGTCTGCTCCAAGATGACAGGAAGGCAACTGTAGCTCATATAATCACTTGTTAAAACCAAAATATGCAGAACAT
This DNA window, taken from Oreochromis niloticus isolate F11D_XX linkage group LG16, O_niloticus_UMD_NMBU, whole genome shotgun sequence, encodes the following:
- the htr1fa gene encoding 5-hydroxytryptamine receptor 1F, whose translation is MDFPNYTEGVFATSNVSRNDSLETTELPPSEILLTITLSVLAILTTFFNCLVITAIAVTRKLHHPANYLICSLAVTDLLVAVLVMPFSIIYIQKKSWVMGQVVCTFWLSVDVTCCTCSILHLAAIAIDRYRAITDAVEYSRKRTGARAGAMVAVVWLLSILISLPPLLWQHYSGNDDHENECIIIHPHMAFTLYSTLGAFYIPLLLILILYYKIYLAAQTLYMRREASRASRHSCMTNGSMIPSTYPAGDGDVDGGPRSPEPVSPPEKSFSEPSTEETPRERVRVSVKAFKCKSRRHESRSESRRSQLYQGPRISGSRERKAASTLGLIIGAFVVCWLPFFVKELIVNTCGSCSTSGEMADFLTWLGYLNSLINPLIYTIFNEDFKKAFQKLVRCSHYL